A region of Candidatus Saganbacteria bacterium DNA encodes the following proteins:
- the xerC gene encoding tyrosine recombinase XerC encodes MLKKIGLFIDHIKRERNFSRHTADNYSLDLGQFASFIKGQNLDGFDQFNKFLARTFIMAMENNGLSRKSVARKISCYRSFYKFLMREGYAHSNPWKIVSIPKIQKNLPHFLYIEEMERLLEQPDRKTPAGIRDLAMIEILYASGIRVSELTGLNMNDINRSDGETTVFGKGSKERIVLVGSSALTALGDYLKYARNKLANGTVKNRALFIGRSGSRLTPRSVERMIKKYAKKAGIDKKVTPHSLRHSFATHLLERGADLRSVQELLGHRSLSTTQIYTHVTKERLKSVYDKTHPRAR; translated from the coding sequence ATGTTAAAAAAGATCGGCCTGTTCATTGACCACATCAAAAGGGAAAGGAACTTTTCCCGTCACACTGCCGATAATTACTCTCTTGACCTGGGACAGTTCGCTTCTTTTATCAAGGGGCAAAACCTTGACGGATTTGACCAATTCAATAAATTCCTCGCAAGGACGTTCATCATGGCAATGGAAAACAACGGTCTTTCCAGAAAATCGGTCGCAAGAAAGATCTCCTGCTACCGGTCCTTTTATAAATTCCTTATGAGAGAAGGCTATGCGCATTCCAACCCCTGGAAGATAGTATCGATACCCAAGATACAAAAAAATCTGCCTCATTTTTTGTATATCGAAGAGATGGAACGGCTGCTTGAGCAGCCCGACAGAAAGACACCCGCCGGCATAAGGGATCTTGCGATGATCGAGATACTGTACGCTTCAGGGATCAGAGTAAGCGAACTTACAGGGCTTAATATGAATGATATTAACAGATCTGACGGCGAAACGACCGTGTTCGGTAAAGGCTCTAAAGAACGAATTGTCCTGGTCGGGTCTTCCGCCCTGACGGCATTGGGGGATTATCTCAAATATGCGAGGAATAAGCTGGCCAACGGGACCGTAAAGAACCGGGCGCTTTTTATCGGCCGTTCCGGTAGCCGGCTGACCCCGAGGTCAGTCGAACGCATGATAAAAAAATACGCGAAAAAAGCCGGGATAGACAAGAAGGTGACCCCTCATTCATTGAGGCACAGCTTTGCCACGCATCTTCTTGAAAGGGGGGCCGACCTGAGGTCCGTACAGGAACTTCTCGGGCACAGATCGCTTTCGACCACCCAAATATATACGCACGTGACAAAAGAAAGGTTAAAATCTGTTTACGACAAAACTCATCCGAGGGCCCGTTGA
- a CDS encoding DUF882 domain-containing protein yields MGNLSEHYSNRDFSCRCGECRGQVRIHLGLVGALEAVAAHFRKVPHIHDAFRCELYSEKHDTQKKNSHRLGKAAHISIDGVDLKELYAFAKSLPEVSGIGYYPQEKTLHIDTREPKDPGEKEEWVKENGKISPVTPEIRSKYGI; encoded by the coding sequence GTGGGAAATCTGAGCGAACATTACAGCAACAGGGATTTTTCCTGCCGCTGCGGCGAGTGCCGCGGCCAGGTCAGGATACATCTCGGTCTTGTGGGCGCGCTTGAAGCCGTAGCCGCCCATTTTAGAAAGGTCCCGCACATCCATGACGCGTTCCGCTGCGAACTCTACAGCGAGAAACACGACACGCAAAAGAAGAACTCCCACCGCCTGGGAAAAGCAGCCCATATCTCTATCGACGGCGTCGATCTGAAAGAACTCTATGCCTTTGCAAAAAGCCTGCCCGAGGTCTCAGGCATAGGTTACTATCCTCAGGAAAAGACTCTCCATATAGACACCAGAGAGCCCAAGGATCCCGGAGAAAAAGAGGAATGGGTCAAAGAAAACGGCAAGATATCACCCGTGACCCCTGAAATAAGATCAAAGTACGGTATTTGA
- the rpmF gene encoding 50S ribosomal protein L32: MPVPKKRHSNTRTNRRRKANFRIKPVNFGACPSCGEPVLSHRACLSCGTYQGRQVIPLKEKKDGKKEK; this comes from the coding sequence ATGCCGGTACCAAAGAAGCGACACAGCAACACAAGGACAAACAGAAGAAGAAAGGCTAATTTCAGGATAAAACCGGTCAATTTCGGAGCCTGCCCTTCCTGCGGAGAACCGGTCCTCTCTCACAGAGCCTGTCTGTCATGCGGCACATATCAAGGCCGTCAGGTGATCCCACTTAAGGAAAAAAAGGACGGCAAGAAGGAGAAATAA
- a CDS encoding DUF177 domain-containing protein — protein sequence MKIDLTGLLKEIGNDQDVEEQIRVSYPEDGLEITGPVQLSVHLLNAGEMVIVTGKILAEIKLNCSRCLKDFDQQITVDFEELFSKTTKNGDGRGGEKELGDDDFIFPIEKDNTIDIGEIIRQELISCIPIKTLCDKGCKGIKGCIENSKKIDPRFAKLKEDFYNAGTKEATQQHKDKQKKKG from the coding sequence ATGAAAATCGACCTGACCGGTCTTCTGAAAGAGATCGGCAACGATCAGGATGTAGAAGAACAGATCCGGGTCTCATATCCTGAAGACGGTCTTGAGATAACCGGGCCAGTTCAGCTGAGTGTTCATCTCCTAAATGCGGGGGAAATGGTCATCGTCACAGGAAAGATCCTGGCGGAGATAAAACTCAACTGCAGCAGATGCCTAAAAGATTTCGATCAGCAGATCACGGTCGATTTTGAAGAGCTGTTCAGCAAGACAACAAAGAATGGAGATGGGCGCGGCGGAGAGAAAGAACTTGGAGATGATGATTTTATCTTCCCGATAGAAAAAGATAACACGATAGACATCGGGGAGATCATAAGGCAGGAGCTCATTTCCTGCATCCCGATAAAAACTCTGTGTGATAAGGGTTGTAAGGGAATAAAAGGTTGCATAGAGAACAGTAAGAAGATAGATCCCAGGTTTGCAAAATTAAAGGAGGACTTTTACAATGCCGGTACCAAAGAAGCGACACAGCAACACAAGGACAAACAGAAGAAGAAAGGCTAA